A window from Chromatiaceae bacterium encodes these proteins:
- a CDS encoding thioredoxin domain-containing protein gives MSINRLHDSTSPYLQQHAANPVDWWPWCDEALERARREDRPILLSIGYSACHWCHVMAHESFEDPQTAEVMNALYVNIKVDREERPDLDRIYQTAHQLLARRPGGWPLTVFLSPDDQTPFFAGTYFPPQPRHGLPAFRDLLRQVEGAYRRQRDAIDEQNQHLREALLQIDAVRPEGEPDARPIATAVHQLAEQYDARHGGFGGAPKFPHPTTLRFLLHQGARHGEQVALDMALHTLQRMAEGGINDHLGGGFFRYSVDEQWMIPHFEKMLYDNGQLLALYAEAWAASGCRPLFKHVCERTAQWLIDEMQSPLGGYYASLDADSDGREGRYYVWTPAEVVAILDADEYRVFAARFGLDRAANFEGHWHLHTFRDTAQIEQATGLAARDVGRLLRSARDKLLATRVERVRPGCDEKILTSWNALAIKGMAAAGRRLERPDWIDSAERALGYLMAHHWRDGRLLATSRDGRAQLNAYLDDHAYLIDAILELLQVRWNSDWLAFALQLADRLRRHFEDLEQGGFFFTSDDHERLVHRPRPLSDDATPSGNAVAIEALQGLAELCGDPALQQSADRALRAAWSVVEGAPYAHIGLLGGLRHYLEPGEHWIIRGTPADTETWHRAIAARYAAHRTAFVVPDDAGELPAGLAAKRALPGRTVAYCCRGTRCETPIDSIDALQRRLADETAGAE, from the coding sequence ATGAGCATCAATCGTCTGCACGATTCCACCAGCCCCTATCTGCAACAGCATGCCGCCAATCCGGTCGACTGGTGGCCGTGGTGTGACGAGGCACTCGAGCGCGCGCGGCGCGAAGACAGGCCGATTCTGTTGTCGATCGGCTATTCGGCGTGTCATTGGTGTCACGTGATGGCACACGAATCGTTCGAGGATCCCCAGACCGCGGAGGTGATGAACGCACTGTACGTGAACATCAAGGTCGACCGCGAGGAACGTCCCGATCTCGATCGGATCTACCAGACCGCACACCAGTTGCTGGCACGCCGCCCCGGCGGCTGGCCTCTGACCGTGTTCCTGTCGCCGGACGACCAGACGCCGTTCTTCGCCGGCACCTATTTCCCGCCGCAGCCGAGGCATGGCCTGCCGGCGTTCCGCGACCTGCTGCGCCAGGTGGAGGGCGCCTATCGCAGGCAACGCGACGCCATCGACGAGCAGAACCAGCACCTGCGCGAGGCGCTGCTGCAGATCGACGCCGTGCGGCCGGAAGGTGAACCGGACGCACGGCCGATCGCCACGGCGGTGCATCAACTCGCCGAACAATACGACGCCCGGCATGGCGGCTTCGGCGGCGCGCCGAAGTTTCCCCACCCGACCACGCTGCGCTTCCTGCTGCACCAGGGCGCCCGGCATGGTGAACAGGTGGCGCTGGATATGGCGCTGCACACGCTGCAGCGGATGGCCGAGGGCGGCATCAATGACCACCTCGGCGGCGGCTTCTTTCGCTATTCAGTCGACGAACAGTGGATGATCCCGCATTTCGAGAAGATGCTGTACGACAACGGCCAGTTGCTGGCCTTGTACGCCGAGGCATGGGCCGCGAGCGGTTGCCGCCCGCTGTTCAAACACGTCTGCGAGCGAACCGCGCAGTGGCTGATCGACGAGATGCAGTCGCCGCTGGGCGGTTACTACGCCAGCCTCGATGCCGACAGCGACGGCAGGGAGGGCCGCTACTACGTCTGGACCCCGGCCGAGGTCGTGGCGATCCTGGACGCGGACGAATACCGGGTGTTCGCAGCGCGCTTCGGGCTCGACCGCGCCGCGAACTTCGAGGGCCATTGGCACCTGCACACGTTCAGAGATACCGCGCAGATCGAACAAGCGACCGGGCTCGCCGCGCGCGATGTGGGCCGCCTGTTGCGCAGCGCACGGGACAAGCTGCTCGCGACCCGTGTCGAACGGGTCCGGCCCGGCTGTGACGAAAAGATCCTCACCAGCTGGAACGCCCTGGCGATCAAGGGCATGGCCGCAGCCGGGCGACGCCTCGAGCGACCGGACTGGATCGATTCCGCAGAACGCGCGCTCGGCTACCTGATGGCGCACCATTGGCGTGACGGGCGGCTCCTGGCGACCAGCCGCGACGGTCGCGCCCAGCTCAATGCCTATCTCGACGATCACGCCTACCTGATCGACGCGATTCTTGAATTGCTGCAGGTGCGCTGGAACAGCGACTGGCTCGCATTCGCGCTGCAGCTGGCGGATCGGTTGCGCAGGCATTTCGAGGACCTTGAGCAAGGGGGGTTCTTTTTTACTTCCGACGACCATGAACGCCTGGTGCACCGGCCGCGGCCGCTGTCCGACGACGCGACACCGAGCGGCAACGCGGTCGCGATCGAGGCCCTGCAGGGGCTGGCCGAGCTGTGTGGCGATCCCGCCCTGCAGCAAAGCGCCGATCGCGCGCTGCGCGCCGCTTGGTCGGTGGTGGAAGGCGCACCCTATGCGCACATCGGACTGCTCGGTGGGCTTCGGCACTACCTCGAACCGGGCGAACACTGGATCATCCGCGGCACGCCGGCAGACACCGAGACCTGGCATCGCGCTATCGCTGCCCGCTACGCCGCCCACCGTACCGCCTTTGTGGTCCCCGACGATGCCGGCGAACTGCCCGCCGGACTGGCGGCGAAACGGGCCCTTCCCGGACGGACGGTCGCCTATTGCTGCCGCGGCACCCGGTGCGAGACGCCGATCGACTCGATCGACGCGCTGCAGCGGCGGCTGGCCGATGAAACAGCGGGCGCGGAATAA
- a CDS encoding RNA polymerase sigma factor: MSEHQGTLFGGFGRRRRLRRQICAERERLYRIAWAWCHDRYLADDLVQETLTRALAASDRLRDEARLSVWLTQILANLYRDQFRRVSPDTGLEADTLAGEDSPEHAADRHQLIERTRAAIEQLKDEQRQVLTLVDVAEFSYADTAGILGVPVGTVMSRLSRARARLREILEQQGVGRADVVPLRRPQ; this comes from the coding sequence ATGAGCGAGCACCAAGGCACCCTGTTCGGCGGTTTCGGTCGTCGGCGCAGACTGCGACGCCAGATCTGCGCCGAGCGCGAGCGTCTGTACAGGATCGCCTGGGCCTGGTGCCACGACCGCTACCTCGCGGACGACCTTGTCCAGGAGACCCTGACCAGGGCGTTGGCCGCCAGCGACCGGCTGCGCGACGAAGCCCGTCTTTCGGTCTGGTTGACGCAGATCCTGGCCAACCTCTACCGCGACCAGTTTCGCCGGGTTTCACCCGACACCGGTCTGGAGGCGGACACCCTGGCCGGCGAGGACAGCCCTGAGCACGCGGCCGACCGCCACCAGCTGATCGAGCGTACACGCGCAGCGATCGAGCAACTGAAGGACGAGCAGCGCCAGGTGCTGACCCTGGTCGACGTCGCGGAGTTCAGTTACGCGGATACCGCGGGAATTCTCGGCGTCCCGGTCGGCACGGTGATGAGTCGACTGTCGCGGGCGCGCGCCCGTCTTCGCGAGATCTTGGAACAGCAGGGCGTAGGACGTGCCGACGTAGTACCGCTGAGGAGGCCGCAATGA
- a CDS encoding DsrE family protein, which produces MTIERRRSLREARVNIGWTLLFAGLVGLTACPGAATAAPVSTPQRIVYHISEGEPERQSAALRSLQNLINALGPGDWDLRAVVHGEGVSLLLLPEAKSKVSGLRYGNAVPEMRAHIDRLRAQGVRFEVCGNTLRRHAIDPDRHLYRVDPGDIVRSGLMRLATLQSRGYVYIKP; this is translated from the coding sequence ATGACCATCGAACGCCGTCGCAGCTTGCGCGAAGCAAGGGTGAATATCGGCTGGACATTGCTGTTTGCAGGCTTGGTTGGCCTGACGGCGTGCCCCGGTGCTGCCACGGCAGCACCGGTAAGCACCCCGCAGCGCATCGTCTACCACATCAGCGAGGGCGAACCGGAACGGCAGTCTGCGGCATTGCGCAGCCTGCAGAACCTGATCAACGCGCTCGGCCCGGGCGACTGGGACCTGCGTGCGGTGGTGCACGGTGAAGGCGTCTCGTTGCTGCTCCTGCCAGAGGCGAAATCGAAGGTCAGCGGTCTGCGCTATGGGAATGCTGTTCCGGAGATGCGTGCACATATCGACCGCCTGCGCGCCCAGGGCGTACGCTTCGAGGTCTGCGGAAACACGCTGCGCCGCCACGCAATCGACCCGGACCGTCACCTCTACAGGGTCGATCCCGGGGACATCGTGCGCAGTGGCTTGATGCGGCTCGCCACCCTGCAGTCGCGCGGCTACGTGTACATCAAGCCCTGA
- a CDS encoding sigma-70 family RNA polymerase sigma factor — translation MAKLRSEFDTLVGALAPELFRYAMGLCHNPDTAEDLVQETLLRGWRSQADLRDQRAVRAWFYTILRNEHARLYERQRPEFRDPFTLPEVAVQGYDTSTEAFAMRRALARLDPDYRDPLLLQVIGGFSCNEIGSMLGLNTNTVLTRLFRARKALRERLGEPANVEASQ, via the coding sequence ATGGCAAAGCTACGTTCAGAATTCGACACCCTGGTCGGTGCGCTGGCCCCGGAATTGTTTCGCTATGCAATGGGCCTGTGCCACAACCCGGACACCGCCGAGGACCTGGTACAGGAGACCCTGCTGCGAGGCTGGCGCTCGCAGGCGGATCTGCGCGACCAGCGTGCGGTGCGCGCCTGGTTCTACACGATATTGCGCAACGAGCACGCGCGGCTGTACGAACGCCAGCGACCGGAATTCCGCGATCCATTCACTCTTCCCGAGGTGGCGGTGCAAGGTTACGACACCAGTACCGAGGCATTTGCAATGCGCCGGGCGCTGGCGCGCCTGGATCCCGATTACCGCGACCCGCTGCTGTTGCAGGTGATTGGTGGCTTCAGCTGCAACGAGATCGGCAGCATGCTGGGGCTGAACACCAACACCGTGCTGACGCGCCTGTTCCGCGCCAGAAAGGCCCTGCGCGAGCGCCTCGGCGAACCGGCCAACGTGGAGGCAAGCCAATGA
- a CDS encoding DUF3379 family protein: MNCLDFRRQLMADPTTHDSVLLDHEDNCAGCASFAREVRAQEAALRSVLLEPTPPAGLDDRIRLAARLERRNAANSRWWYAAAASVLLLIGASMASLWTTAVQRSDESLAQAVLNHIDDEASHLRTAHAVSRERVKWVFQRFGAELAGDIGQVNFAAECLMRHRNGVHLVLPGQMGPVTVFFMPGEMTDDIIQVESTRFVGQVLPTHWGSIAVVGELGEPLDGLGQRLASAVRWPDPGLASSAVSGPLIATVDGAQQEDG; this comes from the coding sequence ATGAACTGCCTGGACTTCCGTCGCCAGCTGATGGCCGACCCGACGACCCACGACAGCGTGCTGCTGGATCACGAGGACAACTGTGCGGGGTGCGCGTCATTCGCCCGTGAGGTGCGCGCCCAGGAGGCCGCACTGCGCAGCGTGCTGCTCGAGCCGACGCCTCCCGCCGGGTTGGACGACCGCATCCGGCTCGCGGCGCGCCTTGAACGACGCAATGCCGCCAACAGTCGCTGGTGGTACGCGGCGGCGGCCAGCGTGCTGCTGCTGATCGGTGCGAGCATGGCATCCCTGTGGACCACCGCCGTACAGCGGAGCGATGAGAGCCTGGCCCAGGCGGTGCTCAATCACATCGATGACGAGGCCAGCCATCTGCGTACCGCGCACGCGGTTTCGCGCGAGCGGGTCAAGTGGGTATTCCAGCGCTTCGGTGCCGAGTTGGCCGGCGATATCGGTCAGGTCAATTTCGCCGCCGAGTGCCTGATGCGCCACCGCAACGGCGTACATCTGGTACTGCCCGGCCAGATGGGTCCGGTGACGGTATTCTTCATGCCGGGCGAGATGACCGACGACATCATTCAGGTGGAATCGACACGTTTCGTCGGGCAGGTCCTGCCGACCCACTGGGGCAGTATCGCGGTGGTGGGCGAACTCGGTGAACCCCTCGACGGCCTCGGCCAGCGTCTCGCGAGTGCGGTGCGGTGGCCGGACCCGGGACTCGCCTCAAGCGCCGTCAGCGGGCCCCTGATCGCCACTGTCGACGGTGCGCAGCAGGAGGATGGTTGA
- the moaE gene encoding molybdopterin synthase catalytic subunit MoaE, translating to MGIDIEIRVQEGPLDALAEIPPVYHGRTTVGGVVSFIGLMRDFNQGDKVLSMTLEHYPGMTEKALAAIVDEAAKRWDLEAVRVVHRVGEIHPQDAIVLVSVASAHRGEAFRACEYVIDYLKTRAPFWKREQTADGDSRWVDARASDEHAAAGWKRR from the coding sequence ATGGGCATCGATATCGAGATACGCGTGCAGGAAGGTCCGTTGGATGCGCTCGCCGAGATCCCGCCGGTGTATCACGGGCGAACGACGGTCGGTGGCGTGGTCAGCTTCATCGGTCTGATGCGGGATTTCAACCAGGGCGACAAGGTGCTCAGCATGACCCTGGAGCACTACCCCGGGATGACCGAAAAGGCGCTGGCCGCGATCGTCGACGAGGCCGCAAAACGTTGGGACCTGGAGGCCGTGAGGGTGGTCCACAGGGTCGGCGAGATCCACCCCCAGGACGCGATCGTCTTGGTCAGTGTCGCCAGTGCGCACCGCGGCGAGGCGTTTCGTGCCTGCGAATATGTCATCGACTATCTGAAGACCCGCGCGCCGTTCTGGAAGCGCGAGCAGACGGCGGATGGAGATTCGCGATGGGTCGACGCCAGGGCCAGCGATGAGCACGCGGCAGCCGGCTGGAAGCGCCGTTAG
- a CDS encoding MoaD/ThiS family protein — protein MIRVLYFASLRERLGQGVETLSDHPADIAGLRAELAARGGVWSEVFATDQRVLAAVNQEMADAGQRLRDGDEVGFFPPVTGG, from the coding sequence ATGATTCGGGTTTTGTATTTCGCGAGCCTGCGCGAACGTCTTGGGCAGGGTGTCGAGACGCTGTCCGATCACCCGGCGGATATTGCCGGCCTGCGCGCGGAGCTGGCCGCGCGCGGGGGCGTCTGGAGCGAGGTGTTCGCCACCGACCAGCGCGTGCTCGCGGCCGTCAACCAGGAGATGGCGGATGCCGGCCAGCGCCTGCGCGATGGCGACGAGGTGGGGTTCTTTCCGCCGGTCACCGGCGGTTGA
- a CDS encoding molybdopterin molybdotransferase MoeA has translation MTQTSCTPTLDELLGYEAAVERLVAAAKPVARTQVVGLREALGRVLAEPVISSFDVPGWDYSAMDGYAVRTAECAVPGDGLRVSQRIPAGTVPPPLEQGSAARIFTGAPIPAGADAVVMQEVCTAQGDSVRVEVPVAPGENIRRRGEDVRAGAELIPAGTRLQPQHIGLAASLGVAELSVVQGPRVALFASGDELVMPGDPLPPGKIYNSNLFTASGLLRALGCEVIELGIVEDSLAATQAALAAGAAQADLVLASGGVSVGEEDHVKPAVEALGSLDMWRIAIRPGKPVAFGHVDGTPFIGSPGNPVSMFVTFLLFVRPFLLRMQGRSDWQLQPLRAVADFEWPKPDKRREFQRARLAHDADGVPRVTVHPSRSSGVLSSVTWANGLVVIPEGRKLQRGDTVAFLPFCELLT, from the coding sequence ATGACGCAGACGAGTTGCACACCGACTTTGGATGAGCTGTTGGGCTACGAGGCGGCCGTCGAGCGGCTGGTCGCTGCCGCGAAGCCCGTGGCACGCACGCAGGTCGTCGGCCTGCGCGAGGCGTTGGGCAGGGTGCTCGCCGAACCGGTGATCAGCTCGTTCGACGTCCCGGGGTGGGATTACAGCGCAATGGACGGCTACGCGGTGCGGACCGCGGAGTGTGCCGTACCCGGTGACGGATTGCGTGTCTCGCAGCGCATCCCTGCCGGCACGGTGCCGCCGCCACTCGAACAGGGCAGTGCGGCGCGCATCTTTACCGGGGCGCCGATTCCGGCGGGTGCCGACGCGGTGGTGATGCAAGAGGTCTGCACGGCGCAGGGCGACAGCGTGCGCGTCGAGGTACCCGTCGCGCCCGGCGAAAACATTCGGCGGCGTGGCGAAGATGTACGCGCCGGTGCCGAGTTGATCCCGGCGGGAACACGTCTGCAGCCGCAGCATATCGGTCTGGCGGCATCGCTGGGCGTGGCCGAACTCAGCGTGGTGCAGGGCCCCCGGGTGGCGCTGTTCGCCAGTGGCGACGAGTTGGTGATGCCGGGTGATCCCCTGCCTCCCGGCAAGATCTACAACTCCAACCTGTTCACCGCGAGCGGCTTGTTGCGGGCGCTGGGGTGCGAGGTGATCGAGCTGGGGATCGTCGAGGACAGCCTCGCCGCGACTCAGGCCGCGTTGGCCGCCGGCGCGGCGCAGGCCGATCTGGTGCTGGCCTCGGGGGGTGTGTCGGTGGGAGAGGAGGATCATGTCAAGCCCGCGGTCGAGGCCCTCGGTAGCCTGGACATGTGGCGGATCGCCATCCGTCCCGGCAAGCCGGTCGCGTTCGGTCACGTCGACGGCACCCCGTTCATCGGTTCGCCGGGCAATCCGGTGTCGATGTTCGTCACCTTCCTGCTGTTCGTACGGCCCTTCCTGCTGCGCATGCAGGGACGATCGGACTGGCAGCTGCAACCGCTGCGTGCGGTCGCCGATTTCGAATGGCCGAAGCCGGACAAGCGCCGCGAGTTCCAACGCGCGCGCCTGGCACACGACGCCGACGGCGTGCCGCGCGTGACCGTCCATCCGAGTCGCTCGTCGGGAGTGCTGAGTTCGGTCACCTGGGCCAACGGTCTGGTTGTGATCCCCGAAGGGCGTAAACTGCAGCGCGGTGATACGGTCGCTTTTCTACCCTTCTGCGAGTTGCTGACATGA
- a CDS encoding carbohydrate kinase family protein: MSALICGSIAFDTIMVFQDQFKNHILPDQVHILNVSFLVPEMRRNFGGCAGNIAFNLQMLGGDGLPMGTVGSDFAPYAEWLDRHAIRRDGLREVADSYTAQAYITTDQDDNQITAFHPGAMNFAHQNRVTDIDGITLGMVSPDGRQGMIEHATQFAEAGIPFVFDPGQGMPMFDADDLNRFVAQATWLAFNDYEAKLMQERTGRSPQQLAREVSAVIVTRGGKGSTIYAEGREIEVPSAPVDRLLDPTGCGDAYRGGLLYGLQNDLDWEITGRIASLMGAIKIEHPGTQNHAFERADFDARFREAFGFSL, translated from the coding sequence ATGTCAGCACTGATCTGCGGTTCGATCGCATTCGACACCATCATGGTGTTTCAGGACCAGTTCAAGAATCACATCCTTCCCGACCAGGTCCATATCCTAAATGTGTCGTTTCTGGTCCCGGAGATGCGCCGCAACTTCGGCGGCTGCGCTGGCAACATCGCGTTCAATCTGCAGATGCTCGGTGGTGACGGGCTGCCAATGGGGACCGTGGGCAGCGATTTCGCACCCTATGCCGAGTGGTTGGATCGCCACGCCATCCGACGCGACGGGCTGCGGGAGGTCGCCGACAGCTACACCGCACAGGCCTACATCACCACCGACCAGGACGACAACCAGATCACGGCATTTCACCCCGGGGCGATGAACTTCGCGCATCAAAACCGGGTGACCGACATCGACGGGATCACCCTGGGCATGGTCTCCCCCGACGGCCGGCAGGGGATGATCGAACACGCCACGCAATTCGCCGAGGCCGGGATTCCGTTCGTGTTCGACCCGGGCCAGGGGATGCCGATGTTCGATGCGGACGATCTCAACCGGTTCGTGGCGCAGGCCACCTGGCTGGCGTTCAACGACTACGAAGCCAAGCTGATGCAGGAGCGCACCGGTCGCTCGCCACAGCAGCTGGCGCGCGAGGTTTCGGCTGTGATCGTGACGCGTGGCGGAAAGGGTTCCACGATCTACGCCGAAGGGCGCGAGATCGAGGTGCCGTCCGCCCCGGTGGACCGTCTGCTCGACCCGACCGGCTGTGGCGATGCCTATCGCGGCGGCCTGCTGTACGGGCTGCAGAACGATCTCGACTGGGAGATCACAGGTCGTATCGCTTCGCTGATGGGCGCGATCAAGATCGAGCATCCCGGGACCCAGAACCATGCGTTCGAACGCGCGGATTTCGATGCGCGTTTCCGCGAGGCCTTCGGGTTCTCGCTGTAG
- a CDS encoding SoxXA-binding protein: MSKKSMMLGALIGALALAGTAFAADKAGAEAAIAAAKAAQQEANAVGGEWRDTGKIIKQAEDAIAAGNFGSAIELANKAEAQGKLGKEQALGQTGTGNPKYLYN; the protein is encoded by the coding sequence ATGTCGAAGAAAAGCATGATGTTGGGCGCGCTGATCGGTGCCCTGGCGCTGGCGGGAACCGCCTTCGCAGCGGACAAGGCGGGTGCCGAAGCGGCCATCGCTGCGGCCAAGGCTGCGCAGCAAGAGGCCAACGCGGTCGGCGGCGAGTGGCGCGACACCGGCAAGATCATCAAACAGGCCGAAGACGCGATTGCCGCCGGAAACTTCGGCAGCGCGATCGAGTTGGCGAACAAGGCCGAGGCACAGGGCAAGCTCGGCAAGGAGCAGGCGCTCGGACAGACCGGGACCGGCAACCCGAAGTACCTGTACAACTGA
- a CDS encoding diacylglycerol kinase has protein sequence MSAFNTTSGLVRIVRAFRYSLQGLGACYRHEAAFRQEVLAALLIVPLGLWLGRDGGERALLVGSWCLVMVVELLNSAVEATVDRFGPDHHELSGRAKDIGSAAVLLTIVLAAVVWLLVLLPDHP, from the coding sequence GTGTCGGCGTTTAACACGACCAGCGGCCTGGTCCGGATCGTCCGGGCATTCCGCTATTCGTTACAGGGACTCGGGGCCTGCTATCGGCACGAAGCGGCGTTCCGCCAGGAGGTGCTGGCGGCGTTGTTGATCGTCCCGCTCGGTCTGTGGTTGGGCCGCGATGGCGGCGAACGTGCGTTGTTGGTCGGCAGCTGGTGTCTGGTGATGGTCGTAGAGTTGCTCAATTCGGCGGTCGAGGCGACTGTCGATCGGTTCGGCCCTGATCATCACGAACTGTCGGGGCGTGCCAAGGACATCGGTTCGGCCGCGGTGTTGTTGACGATCGTGCTCGCTGCCGTGGTCTGGCTGCTGGTGTTGCTGCCCGACCATCCCTAG
- the gcvPB gene encoding aminomethyl-transferring glycine dehydrogenase subunit GcvPB, translated as MLIHEQSRPGRRAYAQAPKDKPELEGIPETLRRSAVPALPEVSEMQTVRHYTRLSQKNFSIDTQFYPLGSCTMKYNPRACNSLAMLPGLLARHPHAPDSHSQGFLACMHELQEILKDVTGMKAVSLSPAAGAQGEFAGVAMIRAYHEARGDSARSEIIVPDAAHGTNPATAVMCGYKVREIPTLDDGDVDLQALGAALGPQTAGIMLTNPSTLGVFERRITEIARMVHAAGGLLYYDGANLNAILGKVRPGDMGFDVIHMNLHKTFSTPHGGGGPGAGPVGVSERLVPYLPVPMVGFDGHDYHWLTERDCPQSIGRLSAFAGNAGVLLRAYVYARMLGREGMARVAEYATLNANYLAKRLSDAGFELAYPERRATHEFIVTLRRQAKELDISAMDFAKRLLDLGYHAPTTYFPLLVPECLLIEPTETEAPDALDGFVDAMVRIQTEAENSPEVVKSAPHTLPVRRLDDVRAARELDLRWQPAGT; from the coding sequence ATGCTGATCCACGAACAGTCACGTCCCGGGCGGCGTGCCTATGCACAGGCGCCCAAGGACAAGCCGGAACTGGAAGGCATCCCCGAAACGCTGCGTCGCAGTGCCGTCCCGGCGCTGCCCGAGGTGTCGGAGATGCAGACCGTGCGCCACTACACGCGCCTGTCGCAGAAGAACTTCTCGATCGACACCCAGTTCTATCCGCTCGGATCGTGCACGATGAAGTACAACCCGCGTGCGTGCAATTCACTGGCGATGCTGCCCGGCCTGCTGGCACGCCACCCGCACGCGCCGGATTCGCACAGCCAGGGTTTCCTTGCGTGCATGCACGAACTGCAGGAGATCCTGAAAGACGTCACCGGGATGAAGGCGGTGTCTCTGTCGCCCGCCGCGGGTGCGCAGGGCGAGTTCGCCGGCGTCGCGATGATTCGCGCCTATCACGAGGCGCGCGGCGACAGTGCGCGCAGCGAGATCATAGTGCCGGATGCCGCTCACGGTACCAACCCGGCGACGGCGGTGATGTGCGGTTACAAGGTGCGTGAGATCCCAACGCTCGACGACGGCGATGTCGATCTGCAGGCACTCGGTGCCGCGTTGGGGCCACAGACCGCCGGCATCATGCTGACCAATCCGTCCACGCTCGGGGTGTTCGAGCGGCGGATCACCGAGATCGCGCGGATGGTGCATGCGGCGGGCGGCCTGCTGTACTACGACGGTGCCAACCTGAACGCGATTCTCGGCAAGGTGCGTCCGGGCGACATGGGATTCGACGTGATCCATATGAACCTGCACAAGACGTTCTCCACGCCGCATGGTGGCGGCGGACCGGGTGCCGGACCGGTCGGGGTCAGCGAGCGCCTGGTGCCGTATCTGCCGGTACCGATGGTCGGGTTCGACGGCCATGACTACCACTGGCTGACCGAGCGGGACTGTCCGCAGAGTATCGGCCGGCTGTCGGCGTTTGCCGGCAATGCCGGGGTGTTGCTGCGCGCCTACGTGTATGCGCGCATGCTCGGACGGGAGGGGATGGCCAGGGTCGCGGAGTACGCGACCTTGAACGCGAACTACCTGGCCAAGCGACTCAGCGACGCCGGTTTTGAACTGGCCTATCCGGAGCGCCGCGCAACGCACGAGTTCATCGTCACGTTGAGACGTCAGGCCAAGGAGCTGGATATCAGCGCGATGGACTTCGCAAAACGGCTGCTCGACCTCGGCTACCACGCACCCACCACGTACTTTCCGCTACTGGTCCCGGAATGCCTGCTGATCGAGCCCACCGAGACCGAGGCGCCGGACGCGCTGGATGGTTTCGTCGACGCCATGGTGCGCATCCAGACGGAAGCGGAGAACAGTCCGGAAGTCGTCAAGTCCGCGCCACACACGCTACCCGTGCGGCGGCTCGACGACGTGCGCGCAGCGCGTGAGCTGGACCTGCGGTGGCAGCCTGCGGGAACCTGA
- the tpx gene encoding thiol peroxidase has translation MAQVTLHGSPFNTNGDLPAVGSTAPDFKLVDAALNDVSLADFAGKKKLISIVPSLDTPTCATSTKVFNQRLGSRSDVVVLVVSADLPFAQGRFCQAEGTADVKTLSMMRSRNFAKDYGILLVDGPLAGITARGALVLDADNKVVYAQLVGEIGDEPDYDAAIAALG, from the coding sequence ATGGCACAGGTAACCTTGCATGGCTCCCCGTTCAACACCAACGGTGATCTGCCGGCGGTCGGTAGCACCGCACCGGACTTCAAGTTGGTCGATGCGGCACTGAATGACGTCAGCCTGGCCGATTTCGCAGGTAAGAAGAAACTGATCAGCATCGTGCCGAGCCTGGACACGCCGACCTGCGCGACCTCGACCAAGGTGTTCAACCAGCGTCTCGGCAGCCGTAGCGACGTGGTGGTGCTGGTCGTGTCGGCCGATCTGCCGTTTGCGCAGGGCCGCTTCTGCCAGGCCGAGGGCACCGCGGACGTCAAGACCCTGTCGATGATGCGCTCGCGCAATTTCGCCAAGGACTACGGCATTCTGCTGGTGGACGGGCCCCTGGCCGGCATCACCGCGCGCGGCGCACTGGTGCTGGATGCCGACAACAAGGTGGTCTATGCGCAACTGGTCGGCGAGATCGGCGACGAGCCGGACTACGACGCCGCGATTGCCGCGCTCGGCTGA